The genome window CTCCTCTTCTCAGCCTTATCCTCAATGCTCAGCTTTACTTTCTCTTCATAGCCGGAATATGCATGAACCACATACCAGTTTTTTGCCATCCTCTTACCTTAGCGCTACCTTCACGATTTTTGAGAGACCCGTGTCGACGATCCCCAGAAAGAAGGAGATGACGATTACCGTCACGATCACAACCCACGTGGAGCCAATAAGCTCCTCCCTGGTTGGATAAACAACCTTCTTGATCTCGATCTTCACTTCCCGAAAGAATTCTTTTATCTTCTCAACCATACCTTCCTCAACCCCGGGATGGTATTCTTCATAAGGTGATCACAGGATCCTATGAAGCTCCCCGGGCTCCTTCCCGCTCGGGTCCACGACCCGTAATTTCTCACGTCTCAGAACTGTCCGTGCA of Thermodesulfovibrionales bacterium contains these proteins:
- the secE gene encoding preprotein translocase subunit SecE, which produces MVEKIKEFFREVKIEIKKVVYPTREELIGSTWVVIVTVIVISFFLGIVDTGLSKIVKVALR